One genomic segment of Paenibacillus durus includes these proteins:
- a CDS encoding DRTGG domain-containing protein, with protein sequence MENQGDAVTKHEQLLQHIENLKVGSKISVRKLAREMAVSEGTAYRAVKEAENLGIVITKERIGTVRVEKKPRGISEQLTFGDVVDIVEGHVLGGVNGLDKPLHKYVIGAMKIDAMIRYIDADSLLIVGNRDDVHSLALEQGAGVLVTGGFGTSREVKELADKLDLPVISSRHDTFTVAYMINRAIFDRLIKKKIMLIEDIVDRKPRINTLKISSTAGELLRLSKESGEQRFPVTDEWNRVIGIIGRRDVEDLPKDQTIEKMMVRGPITAGLQTSLASAAQIMMWEGIDFLPIIDRNRKLVGSLTRKEVLQSLRDVRNQPQLGETFDHLIWNGFAEERNGEGKLFFHGFITPQMATDLGTISEGVISTLMMHSAFKAAKDITGSDHVLDNMSTYFVRPVQIEDSVIVTPRLLESSRRTCKLEIEITHHDSLVAKSVLMLQSIDHG encoded by the coding sequence TTGGAAAATCAAGGCGATGCAGTCACAAAGCACGAACAACTGCTGCAGCATATTGAAAACTTAAAGGTGGGCTCTAAAATATCGGTCCGCAAGCTGGCGAGGGAAATGGCTGTCAGCGAGGGAACGGCATACCGGGCGGTCAAGGAAGCGGAGAACTTGGGTATTGTCATTACCAAGGAGCGTATTGGAACCGTCCGGGTAGAAAAGAAGCCCCGGGGCATCTCAGAGCAGCTTACGTTCGGCGATGTGGTTGACATTGTCGAGGGACATGTGCTCGGAGGCGTGAACGGACTGGACAAGCCTCTGCATAAATATGTAATCGGCGCGATGAAGATCGACGCGATGATCCGCTATATTGACGCGGACAGCCTGCTGATCGTCGGCAACCGCGACGATGTGCATTCGCTGGCGCTGGAGCAGGGCGCGGGTGTGCTTGTGACCGGCGGCTTCGGGACGAGCCGCGAGGTTAAGGAACTGGCGGACAAGCTTGATCTTCCGGTCATTTCTTCCCGCCACGATACCTTTACCGTGGCCTATATGATCAACCGCGCGATTTTTGACAGATTAATCAAGAAAAAGATTATGCTTATCGAGGATATTGTCGACCGTAAGCCGCGAATCAACACGCTGAAAATATCCAGCACGGCCGGCGAGCTGCTTCGTCTCTCCAAGGAGAGCGGGGAACAGCGGTTTCCCGTCACGGATGAATGGAACCGCGTCATCGGCATCATCGGCCGCCGTGACGTGGAGGATCTGCCGAAGGACCAGACCATCGAGAAGATGATGGTCCGAGGTCCTATTACGGCGGGCCTGCAGACATCGCTTGCCTCGGCGGCCCAAATCATGATGTGGGAGGGCATTGATTTTCTGCCCATCATTGACCGCAACCGCAAGCTGGTCGGCTCGCTTACCCGCAAAGAAGTGCTCCAGAGCCTGAGGGATGTGCGCAATCAGCCGCAGCTCGGGGAGACCTTCGACCATCTCATATGGAACGGGTTCGCCGAGGAGCGGAACGGGGAGGGCAAGCTGTTCTTCCACGGCTTTATCACTCCGCAGATGGCGACGGATTTAGGTACGATATCCGAAGGGGTTATTTCCACACTGATGATGCATTCCGCATTCAAGGCGGCCAAGGATATAACCGGGAGCGATCATGTGCTCGATAATATGTCCACCTATTTTGTGCGGCCGGTCCAGATTGAGGACTCCGTTATCGTGACGCCAAGGCTGCTCGAGAGCAGCCGCCGGACCTGCAAGCTGGAAATCGAGATCACCCACCACGACAGCTTGGTCGCCAAATCCGTGCTGATGCTGCAATCGATCGATCATGGATAG